From Methanosarcina lacustris Z-7289, one genomic window encodes:
- a CDS encoding Hsp20/alpha crystallin family protein, translating to MVGTRKRKDFFEDFGSELFDNLEDMIEALMEEMGESVPFVYGFSIIHRPGEDTELREFGNVPEYSQNEENFFSSETKEPLIDIFENEDTVNILVELPEVEKKDLLLHATAQHLEIKVIGLSEYSEDVELPVLVDPKSAKASYKNGVLEVTFRRCPEESPVAIEIN from the coding sequence ATGGTGGGCACAAGAAAAAGAAAGGATTTCTTTGAAGATTTTGGGTCTGAACTTTTTGATAACCTGGAAGATATGATCGAAGCCCTCATGGAAGAAATGGGAGAGTCCGTTCCCTTTGTTTACGGGTTTTCTATCATTCATCGCCCGGGGGAAGATACTGAACTCCGGGAATTCGGAAACGTTCCGGAATACTCTCAAAATGAAGAGAACTTCTTTTCCTCAGAAACAAAAGAGCCTTTAATTGACATATTTGAAAATGAGGACACGGTAAATATACTTGTAGAATTACCGGAGGTTGAAAAGAAAGACCTCCTGCTGCACGCTACCGCTCAGCACCTTGAAATTAAAGTAATTGGGCTGTCTGAATATTCGGAAGACGTAGAACTCCCTGTCCTCGTGGACCCGAAGAGTGCAAAAGCAAGTTACAAAAATGGAGTGCTTGAGGTTACCTTCAGGCGCTGCCCTGAAGAAAGTCCTGTAGCAATAGAGATCAATTAA
- the hsp20 gene encoding archaeal heat shock protein Hsp20, translating to MDRDRRQKSFFDEIFGIDPLKDMDEMFERLSRAMGMSMDNFGQHPFVYGFSITQRSGEEPEIREFGNIPMFEQAETGEKQSLDIRKPLIDVLETGETVHVIAEMPGIEKENIQLNATDLILDIETLGGNPKYSERVELPVKVDPQSAKATYKNGVLEVTFNRLESSSRTSIDIE from the coding sequence ATGGACAGAGACAGGAGACAAAAAAGTTTTTTCGATGAAATATTCGGAATTGACCCCCTTAAGGATATGGACGAAATGTTCGAGCGCCTTAGCAGAGCTATGGGTATGAGTATGGATAACTTCGGGCAGCATCCTTTTGTTTACGGTTTTTCCATTACCCAGCGGTCAGGGGAAGAGCCTGAAATCCGGGAATTTGGGAATATCCCGATGTTTGAGCAGGCGGAAACCGGAGAAAAACAGTCTCTTGACATAAGAAAACCCCTTATTGATGTACTGGAAACCGGGGAAACAGTCCATGTGATTGCCGAGATGCCGGGCATCGAGAAAGAAAACATTCAACTGAACGCAACTGATTTAATACTTGACATCGAAACATTAGGTGGGAATCCAAAATATTCCGAACGTGTGGAACTGCCCGTAAAGGTGGACCCCCAGAGTGCTAAAGCCACATATAAAAATGGTGTGCTGGAAGTTACCTTTAACCGGCTGGAGTCCAGTTCCCGAACTTCAATCGATATAGAGTGA
- a CDS encoding CDC48 family AAA ATPase, whose product MTEEMNLRVAEAYHKDVGRGIARIDTHLMQQMDIVSGDIIEISGKSRTYAIVWPNVEHGQENRIRIDGNLRSNAKVGIDDKVTVQKVEAKHAQRVTLAPSQPVRLVGGAHYILRIIEGRPLNKGQQIRVETVNNPLTFVVASTRPAGPVVVTKDTEIVIKEKSIDEIKTLEGISYEDIGGLRREIQLVREMIELPMRHPELFQKLGIEPPKGVLLHGPPGTGKTMIAKAVASETDANFITISGPEIVSKYYGESEQKLREIFEEAEKDAPSIIFIDEIDSIAPKRGEVTGEMERRVVAQLLSLMDGLRSRGEVVVIAATNRPNSIDEALRRGGRFDREIEIGVPDRKGRKQILLIHTRGMPLEDEVNLGEIADVTHGFVGADLSSLCKEAAMHALRRITPEIDIEEDIPQEIIDNLVVTKEDFREALKNIEPSAMREVYVEVLHVGWNDIGGLEDAKQELIESVEWPLKFPEMFKAVSIKPPRGVLLFGPPGTGKTMLAKAVASESDANFISIKGPELLSKYVGESERAVRETFRKAKQSAPTVIFFDEIDSIAPQRSSVSDTHVSERVVSQILTELDGVEELKDVIIVAATNRPDMVDPALLRPGRFDRLIYIKPPGKEGREKIFEIHTKEKPLAEDVNLSELAEMTEGYVGADIEGICREAAMLALREIVTPGIDRKDIQEKVGSVRIFKKHFEKAIRRVKPTTSRETLSVYEKSAELFARYATEFEEESSEAKEQEKEREEKEVLSFLQTE is encoded by the coding sequence ATGACTGAAGAAATGAATCTGAGAGTAGCCGAGGCTTATCATAAAGATGTGGGCAGGGGAATTGCAAGAATTGATACCCATCTGATGCAGCAAATGGACATTGTAAGCGGAGATATTATTGAAATCTCGGGTAAATCCAGGACTTATGCAATTGTCTGGCCTAACGTCGAGCATGGGCAGGAAAACAGGATCAGAATAGACGGAAACCTGCGCAGCAATGCAAAGGTTGGGATTGATGACAAAGTAACGGTCCAGAAGGTCGAGGCAAAACATGCACAAAGGGTCACACTTGCTCCGTCCCAGCCTGTCCGGCTTGTGGGCGGCGCCCATTACATTCTGAGAATAATCGAAGGCAGACCTCTGAATAAAGGTCAGCAGATCAGGGTTGAAACTGTAAATAATCCCCTTACTTTCGTTGTAGCCTCTACAAGACCTGCAGGGCCGGTTGTCGTCACCAAAGACACTGAAATTGTTATTAAGGAAAAATCAATTGATGAAATCAAGACTCTGGAAGGCATATCATACGAGGACATCGGGGGGCTCAGGCGGGAAATCCAGCTTGTCAGGGAAATGATTGAGCTGCCAATGAGACACCCTGAACTCTTCCAGAAGCTTGGGATCGAGCCTCCAAAAGGAGTCCTTCTTCACGGGCCCCCCGGAACGGGCAAGACAATGATTGCAAAGGCAGTTGCGAGTGAAACTGATGCCAATTTCATAACCATAAGCGGGCCTGAAATCGTTTCCAAATATTATGGGGAAAGTGAACAGAAACTCCGTGAGATCTTCGAAGAGGCTGAGAAGGATGCCCCGTCCATTATCTTCATAGATGAAATTGACTCCATTGCTCCCAAACGCGGGGAAGTAACCGGAGAAATGGAACGAAGAGTCGTTGCCCAGCTGCTTTCCCTGATGGACGGACTCAGGTCCAGGGGAGAAGTTGTGGTCATAGCTGCCACAAACCGCCCGAATTCCATTGATGAAGCTCTCCGCCGCGGCGGAAGGTTTGACCGGGAAATTGAAATTGGAGTTCCTGACCGGAAAGGCAGAAAGCAGATTCTTCTGATCCATACCAGAGGTATGCCTCTTGAAGATGAAGTGAATCTTGGTGAAATTGCAGATGTGACCCACGGTTTTGTGGGAGCTGACCTGTCCTCTCTCTGCAAGGAAGCCGCGATGCATGCCCTCAGAAGGATCACTCCTGAAATCGATATAGAAGAGGATATTCCACAGGAAATCATTGACAACCTGGTGGTTACGAAGGAGGACTTCAGGGAAGCCTTGAAGAACATAGAGCCTTCGGCTATGCGAGAAGTCTACGTTGAAGTTCTGCATGTGGGCTGGAATGATATAGGTGGACTTGAGGATGCAAAACAGGAACTTATCGAATCTGTGGAATGGCCCCTCAAGTTTCCGGAAATGTTCAAGGCTGTCAGTATAAAACCTCCGAGAGGTGTACTGCTTTTCGGGCCTCCGGGCACGGGCAAGACAATGCTTGCAAAAGCTGTTGCAAGTGAAAGTGATGCCAATTTTATAAGTATAAAAGGTCCGGAACTGCTCAGTAAATATGTGGGCGAATCCGAGCGTGCAGTCAGGGAAACGTTCCGAAAAGCAAAGCAGTCTGCCCCGACTGTAATATTCTTTGATGAGATTGATTCAATTGCTCCTCAAAGAAGCTCTGTTTCCGATACCCACGTCTCTGAAAGAGTGGTAAGCCAGATCCTTACAGAACTTGACGGGGTAGAAGAACTCAAAGACGTAATCATAGTTGCTGCTACAAACCGGCCGGATATGGTAGACCCGGCTCTTCTGAGGCCTGGCCGTTTTGACAGGCTTATTTATATCAAGCCTCCTGGAAAAGAAGGCAGGGAGAAGATCTTTGAGATTCACACAAAAGAAAAACCTCTTGCAGAAGACGTAAACCTTTCTGAACTTGCTGAAATGACCGAGGGGTATGTGGGTGCGGATATCGAAGGCATCTGCAGGGAAGCGGCAATGCTCGCTCTCAGGGAAATAGTCACTCCGGGTATTGACCGAAAAGACATCCAGGAAAAGGTAGGATCTGTCCGAATTTTCAAAAAACACTTTGAAAAAGCAATCCGCCGTGTAAAGCCTACAACATCCAGAGAAACTCTGAGTGTGTATGAAAAGAGTGCCGAACTCTTTGCCAGGTATGCAACTGAGTTTGAGGAAGAATCCTCCGAAGCAAAAGAACAGGAAAAGGAAAGAGAGGAAAAAGAAGTCCTGAGTTTTCTGCAGACCGAATGA
- a CDS encoding ArsR/SmtB family transcription factor — MDPAKLLDILGNENRRKIIQLLANRPCYVSEISGRLGVGPKAIISHLSLLEQAGMIEFSVDDQRRKYFNIANNIRLEVSVSPYAYTMSLQDINFDRENKGEKSAVEKKETVARDESSCFFLKLSDKLRELKTRQEELVQMQKQLQVEYMELMDRCLDSVEEVARNPIECELLFELLKNEGTVAILCYNLRLHPNIITSNLMDLAERGFVEYTIQNNQQYWRVCETGVDNK, encoded by the coding sequence ATGGACCCAGCAAAACTACTTGACATCCTGGGGAATGAAAACCGCAGGAAGATAATTCAGCTTCTTGCAAACCGCCCCTGCTATGTCAGTGAAATTTCAGGCAGGCTGGGGGTCGGACCAAAGGCGATTATCAGTCATCTGAGCCTGTTAGAACAGGCAGGAATGATCGAGTTCAGTGTGGATGATCAAAGGCGCAAGTACTTCAATATTGCAAATAACATAAGGCTTGAGGTTTCCGTATCACCTTATGCATACACAATGTCTCTTCAGGACATTAATTTTGACAGGGAGAATAAAGGGGAAAAATCTGCTGTCGAGAAGAAAGAAACTGTTGCTAGAGATGAATCGTCCTGCTTCTTCTTGAAACTGAGCGACAAGCTCAGGGAACTTAAAACACGGCAGGAAGAGCTTGTGCAAATGCAGAAACAGCTACAGGTTGAATATATGGAACTGATGGACAGATGCCTGGACTCAGTTGAAGAGGTTGCCAGAAACCCTATAGAATGCGAGCTCCTGTTCGAGCTTCTGAAAAATGAGGGCACAGTGGCGATCCTCTGCTATAACCTGCGGCTTCACCCTAACATTATAACGTCTAACCTTATGGACCTTGCAGAAAGAGGATTTGTTGAATACACAATTCAAAATAACCAGCAGTACTGGAGAGTATGTGAGACCGGGGTTGATAATAAATGA
- a CDS encoding Zn-ribbon domain-containing protein — protein sequence MPHRCTRCGTIFEDGDSVILSGCPTCGWNKFLYVKIEPEGLENPGRPALEEQKLDLDTSLDEVVRNIDEALASETQDRGQQSENENKTEGERVESVRILGPGSYELNLDSLLERKELVMAIREEGSYALHLPSVFNQQKERQKDKSKSKSKKQR from the coding sequence ATGCCCCATAGATGTACCAGATGCGGAACCATTTTTGAAGACGGGGATTCTGTAATCCTCAGTGGCTGCCCAACCTGCGGCTGGAATAAGTTCCTCTATGTGAAAATAGAGCCTGAAGGTTTGGAAAACCCCGGACGACCCGCTCTGGAAGAACAAAAACTGGATCTAGACACTTCTCTGGACGAGGTTGTCAGGAATATTGACGAGGCCCTTGCATCCGAAACTCAGGATCGTGGGCAGCAGTCTGAAAATGAAAACAAAACGGAAGGGGAGAGAGTGGAATCCGTAAGGATTCTCGGCCCTGGCTCTTATGAACTAAATCTCGATTCCCTTTTAGAGCGAAAAGAACTTGTTATGGCAATCAGGGAGGAAGGTTCATATGCCCTCCATTTGCCCTCTGTTTTTAACCAGCAGAAGGAAAGACAAAAAGACAAATCAAAATCTAAATCAAAAAAACAGAGATAA
- a CDS encoding helix-turn-helix transcriptional regulator, producing MGKILIDLLFMSQKRRDLMLFLRDGGRTLEEIVDVLNVTPTGMLPQIKKLKEEFLVLQEDKEYRLTPLAEVLVEKMQLLLDTLEVIEEHKNFWQERDLSGLSPAFLERLNELKPYSIVNPTPDKIFETPAVFLKNMEKSKNILYLSSIFHPAFPETFLKTENSDAEITLIVTKRIYERLKSDFRKELKLYLNRDKKRLFVCADEVKIAMLTKTEHFMMADFLTWKGAYDQESIISFEPAPLKWAEDLILHYKEQAQEIKE from the coding sequence ATGGGTAAAATACTGATAGACCTGCTCTTTATGTCCCAGAAAAGAAGGGATCTTATGCTCTTTCTCAGAGACGGTGGGAGAACACTGGAAGAGATCGTAGATGTTCTTAATGTTACCCCGACAGGGATGCTTCCCCAGATCAAAAAATTAAAAGAGGAGTTTCTGGTTTTGCAGGAGGATAAGGAATACAGGCTTACCCCTCTGGCAGAAGTTCTGGTCGAGAAAATGCAACTCCTGCTTGACACTCTTGAGGTTATTGAGGAACATAAGAATTTCTGGCAGGAGCGTGATCTGAGTGGTTTGTCTCCAGCCTTTCTTGAGAGGCTTAATGAATTAAAACCTTATTCTATTGTAAACCCTACCCCTGATAAAATTTTTGAGACTCCTGCAGTGTTTCTGAAAAACATGGAAAAATCAAAAAACATACTTTATTTATCTTCGATATTCCATCCGGCATTTCCAGAAACGTTTCTGAAAACTGAAAATAGCGATGCCGAAATTACCCTTATAGTAACAAAAAGAATTTATGAAAGGCTGAAAAGCGACTTTAGGAAAGAACTGAAACTTTATCTGAACCGGGATAAAAAGCGCCTTTTTGTCTGCGCTGACGAAGTAAAAATAGCCATGCTGACAAAAACTGAACATTTCATGATGGCTGATTTCCTTACGTGGAAAGGAGCCTATGACCAGGAGAGTATCATAAGCTTTGAACCTGCTCCTTTGAAATGGGCTGAAGACCTTATTCTCCATTATAAAGAGCAGGCTCAGGAGATTAAGGAGTGA
- a CDS encoding RNA-guided endonuclease TnpB family protein, with the protein MLQGNRFRIYPNKEQKALMEKHFGSCRFVYNKLLELKSLMYKKFRISLSEFELNNYLLVLKEIDPFLKEVNTQSLQQASRNLNSAFNHFFKDEFRYPQKKYKKDHHFSFQVPQHYSINFVTSQISLTKLGWIKVKMHRQLFKEMELENDIIEHDNNAEFLRTVTVSRTPTGKYYISILTEDGKKLPEKQEYTHATMVGVDVGINTFAACSNGEKIDNPRFLKASLHRLKFLQKEVSRKVIGSNNWKKAVRKLALIHEKISNQRNDFQHKVSNRLISENQAIAVETLNVKGMIKNHKLAQAISDSAWYSFVQKLMYKAEWVGKTIIKIGMFEPSSKNCNVCGYHNSELTLDIREWQCPECGTLHDRDINAAINIKKIAVGTTV; encoded by the coding sequence ATGCTTCAAGGCAACAGATTCCGAATTTACCCTAATAAAGAGCAAAAAGCCCTTATGGAAAAACACTTTGGTAGCTGTCGTTTTGTCTATAATAAACTCCTTGAACTAAAATCGTTAATGTATAAAAAATTCAGAATAAGTCTATCAGAATTTGAACTTAATAATTACCTCTTAGTTTTGAAAGAAATAGACCCATTCTTAAAAGAAGTTAATACTCAATCCTTACAACAAGCCAGCAGAAATCTTAATTCTGCTTTCAATCATTTTTTTAAAGATGAATTTAGGTATCCTCAAAAGAAATACAAGAAAGATCATCATTTTTCCTTTCAAGTTCCTCAACACTATAGTATTAACTTTGTAACTTCCCAAATATCTTTGACTAAGTTGGGTTGGATTAAAGTTAAGATGCATAGACAGCTTTTCAAGGAAATGGAACTGGAAAACGATATTATAGAACATGATAATAATGCTGAATTCCTGAGAACTGTAACTGTTTCCAGAACTCCTACAGGAAAATATTATATCAGTATTTTAACTGAGGATGGAAAAAAACTTCCTGAAAAACAAGAATATACTCATGCTACAATGGTAGGAGTAGATGTAGGGATTAATACTTTTGCCGCCTGTTCTAATGGGGAAAAAATAGATAACCCTAGATTCTTGAAAGCTTCATTACATAGGTTGAAATTCTTACAAAAGGAAGTATCAAGGAAAGTAATAGGATCGAATAACTGGAAAAAAGCAGTAAGGAAATTAGCATTAATTCATGAGAAAATAAGTAACCAACGTAATGATTTTCAGCATAAAGTTTCAAATCGGTTAATAAGCGAAAACCAAGCAATAGCTGTTGAAACTTTAAATGTGAAGGGAATGATTAAAAACCACAAATTAGCGCAAGCAATATCAGATTCAGCATGGTACTCTTTTGTGCAGAAGTTAATGTATAAAGCTGAATGGGTTGGAAAAACAATAATAAAGATAGGAATGTTTGAACCTTCCTCTAAGAATTGTAATGTTTGTGGTTATCATAATTCCGAATTAACTTTAGATATTAGAGAGTGGCAATGTCCTGAATGTGGAACTTTGCATGATCGGGACATTAACGCCGCTATTAACATTAAGAAAATTGCTGTAGGGACTACAGTTTGA